The sequence ttataactaaaaatttcttttcTTGAAGGGAAACGTGGCCTACTGCTTTGATTGATATTTTCCGTGGTACTTTCAAAATGGAGTAAGCTTTATATTGTATGACATCGAAATTAGACTGAATAATTGGGAGGTAGATTCTCTGCCCTTTCACTTCTTGTGTCCTTCTGTTTGTATGATCACGATTaaaccacatcaacattttatattactatttctttttgtcttattatttttattaaaaaataatataaaatgttgacataacttaaccgtgaccacacaaaacagaagagcATTGCAGGGTACGAAAAATGAGAAGGCAAAGAATTTGCCTCCGAATAATTGAATGTTGAGTATGTTGCATTGTAGAATTCACTTGCTAGCATCACTCTATTTCTTCACCATTAGTAAATTGACTTTTTATTGCTATTTACCTAGCAATtgacttttttattttacaagCGACATTGGAAGGGAAGAACTTTGAACATAAAATTGCGAGTGCAAAAATAAACGCTCCTAAGTCTTAACAAATTCAACTACAATTCATTTTTCAACAATGTCACAATCTCTTCAAGActagtttaaaatataaaattaagttGTAAAGTACACTTTTAGACACATTTCCGTTTTCTATTCAAATAATAAACAGGATGATGAGTTAAGCTCCAAACTTTCTCAGGTAAGGTGAATGCTGAGATCATCCAGACTGGTGGAGCCCAGGATCCTCAAACCATGCTCATTGGCCAAATGTAGAAGGCAGATGAAACACAGGTGAGGGGAGATGTCATTGATAGTTTCAGCAGCCCTGCAGTCACCCGGAAAGTTGCCCAACATTTGCTTGAAGGATACCAATTGTTCTTCACCCTTTACAAAAGCagaaatatcaaataatcaGAATTTACCTTCTCAAAATAATGTCATATCGAATATGAAACAGTAGGATGGTAGATGCAGAAATTACGTTACAAAGCACTTGTACTAATCAGCGTTTTTACTGGAAGCACTTCTATCAAAAgcatgtcattttttttttatagaaatagaAGTGCTTCCTGTAAGTGCTTcctgaaaaatatataaataaacaacTTAGCCGACCTGGATTGATGTTTGAACAGATTCTTGTACATGGTTCCAAAGAGTTTCTTTCAAAACCTGGACATCGACTTGTTTGGAAGTCTTGTCATACTGGACTTCAATTTTGTTTACCTGTATTGTTTAAACGTAGGAAGCAAACCATAAGCAAAAACTGCACAGATTTGTTTTGATGGGTTTTGAATTACATACTAAAAGTGTAAAACTATTCACAAGATTGCAATCTTATCATCTCCGGTATGAACATCTATAAAACTAGACATAATTCATAGGACATATGACACTAAGATTCTGACTCGTGGAGCCTACTCAAATTACGTAAAGCTGAAAAGTTTGGAACCTACCTGGCGAGGCTGAGAAACAAGTGTGCTAAAGTCCTCCACATCACTATGGATATTTCCGTCATCATATTGGCCCCCAAGTCCACTTTCATCATCGTAGTATGGAAATTGCCCATCATCGTCACATTGTTGCCCGGATTCATCTGACACCACACCAAGTACTATAAATTGCTTGCACATTTGATCagtcataaaattaaaaaaaaataaaataaaatatatatatatatatatatatataaggattGATAAAACAAATGGACGttccaaaaaattaattagtGATATATCTATTTGTTATAAATGAGAAAGAATTTATTACCTGAGGACTTCCTGCATCGCCTTCCAAGGCActacagcaaaaaaaaaaaaaaaaaaaggcatatcatgaaaaagaaaaagaaaaagagtacaCCAAAAATTATATGGTATGATTGTTGACACACATTACCTTTACTTGAGGTAGAAGAAATAGCTTTATAAGCTCCTCTGGTTGATAGTGGCAATCCTCAGGAAGTTTTGTATTACAGGGTGCTCTATTTGCAGGGAGCAGTAAGGATTTTGGATTTTTGGGAGGAGCAAAAATATCTGAGAACTCTTCTTCCAAGGATTTTGTGAAATCAAGATCCTGCTGTGCTTTGGTCTTCTTTTGTTTAGCTGTTTCTGGTTGTTCTGCAGGAGGATCATTCTCGGGAACTGAAAAACCAGATTGTGTGATGTGTTAGCATACTATTGAACCACAATAAATACTCATACACATATTAGTTGATGACATGATCATTGCATCTGACCTTTAGTTTTTCGATACTTCCAATGATCAGGACCTGCCCAAGCATTTTGTTTTGAAGTAAATCCAAGACTTAAGAACAAATACCCATCAATTTTCTCAAGTCTCTCATTCGTATCAAGTTCATGGTAGGCACCCGGTTCATTTTCCTACAAAAGTTGAAAAAATTATCAGCGAATGAATTCATTGTTCAATTattcataaaacaaaaaaagaccggtggaaaaaatatatacaattcAAACTTTATAAGAATAGTATGTTCCAAAACCTCATGATAACTAGGGAGAGTTGAACTTTCACAGTTAAGGCCCTCCTCCACGACACTTGTTTGGTCATCATGATCATAATCCCAGTTCCCGCAATTCTCAGATACATCACAATCAAAATCAGCTTCATTGTTATAGGCAGCATCAACTTGCTCTGCTGATTCTTGATCACATGTATATATATCTGGTGGCCTTCTGTTATCCTCATCAAATCGATCAACTAAACTCCTGAGAGTTGGTGAAATTTCATCTTTGATTCGCATGTTCAATACCATCTGTTCTACATATTCTATAAAAGACCAATGAAAAGTTAATGCTAGTAAACCACATCATTCTTATTTGGAAAAAAATGGGAAGCTGAAATTTACAAAGAACTCAATAGAATACAGAAAACTCAACTCACCACTAGCAAAAGAAAGATCAATGGTATCTGATTTATCGAGTTGATTATCAGATGCTATGCACTTCCCTGGTACTTCGGAAGAATCAAAGAGCACTCTGCATCCAGCATACACTCCAAGATTATTCATTAAAAGACCCTTGGCCCCACCTTCATCAAATTGTGCAGACGTCTGATGATAGAGGGGATCAACTGCAAATGCAACtgaaaatacaaacaaaattgTATTACAAACTTGGCCTTGCATCTCACATTATAAAACTAGTAATAAGGATAGCTCAGGATGAGTGATGACCGTCAAACTTTTTCACATTTAGAGCCTCAAAAGATGATTCCAGCGTTGATAAGGGAGATATCTGCATGTATGGATGTATGTCAGCATTTAGCATACCGGAGTTCAGTAAATCATTGTAGTGCTCAAGAGAATAGTAAACCTTTTTCTGCGTCTCATGCTTGGAATTAGCCGCATCTTTTCCATTGTCAGCATTGGCATCCTCTGCACTGGTATCTAAAATTACAACAGTATCAAGATAATAACAAGATCAATGAAGCACAAACCCAATGTGAAAGAAATTACTATTACAGATGAGATGAGCTGCTTAAAGATAATTATTCCACGTAGTCATCATTTCAACAAACCATAAAAAAATCACATTGCTTCTGCCAGAAAAGGCCATTGATTATATGTTGTCTAATTCATTATATAGGTTATAAAAAGCAAAGGTTAATACATCAACACTATCAATTTTCTCTACCTTGAAACAGTAGAATGACTAATATTCCAATAACGTAACTTTCACAAAATTTAGCTTGTCCTCGTTCGGAATCAAGTACAATACTATTTTGAAATCAATATACTTCTTTTTTGCTTGCAAGCGTAAACACTTGAGTATAAAACGAAAAGGCAAAGTTATAGCAGACAGCAAACCCAACCTTGTTCGTCTTCTTGGCCTGCTCTATTCATCCCACCAAGGACCTTATATGCCTCAGAGTGTACTGAATCCACCCTCATTGAGTAAATTTTGACTCCAGCTTCAAGAGTGCAGCTTGCCTGCACAGGTAGAGAAGTGATACGTATTTAAGCAAGCATAGCGTATCCAATTGAATATGTGAACTTATGGCCACTCACTTCAAAAGTGTTTTTACCAAATCTTGGTCTTGAGAGATTTCGATTACCGAAATGTCATAGTATCAAATGCGCAATTTACCTTTTGAAAATTCGTCTCTGCATCGTTTTCCTCTTCAACCTTAATAATATCCGTTAAATGGTCTATCAAATTCAGCTCCCATGTATTTTTCTGATTAATTTTCTGCACAAAACAGATAAATATCGaccatttaaataaaaatttaatacaGTAAAAAGGGCTCACTAATTTGACAAATAAATTACTAgaaaattttaaactttttgttcaaaaaaaattaattacaaaatttTGAATTACTAGAAAAATCTAAACTGACATTTTCACTGGCAAGTTTGATGCAATTCTGGAACAGCTCGAGGATCTGCTCCTTGCCGAGGCCGGGATCGGGGTCGCCCTGCTGTGGCGGCAGATTGAGCGCAATGGACTTTCTTCTTATCGCCGCGGCGCGTGCTGCGCGAGCCTGCGCACGCTCGCGGTGGTCGTCGTTGGAGCCGAGGAAGAAGGGGCTCGTTGGAGACTGGAGACGAGCGGCTATTGGGAGCCTCTGCTTTTGGGTTGCCGGATTAGGGCTCAGAGTGTCGGCCATTGCAATCGGGAAAATCGAAttgggaaattagggttttgaattgGGAATGTTTATGAGAGTGGGGGGAGCGTTTGAGATGAGGGACGAACTGGTTTCCCTCCATTTGATGCGTTTGAAATTTATGCTGGTTTTGAGAGGTATGATACGCTGCTTCTCGTGCATACGATATGGACCTTTTGTATGGACCTTTTGTTTAGGACTCTTTCCCTCTCATCCGTTTCTTTAATCTAGACCGCTTAAAAGATatctaagagcaactccagcggatGTTGGTTGCTCGGGCGACAGGGGAGGAGAAAGGGCCTGAGGGCCGGTGGGAGCAGCTCCAGCGGGGAAtggcccgagtgagggtgggagcccgagcgaagggggggtggggagtcgaAGGGCCTGTGGCCAGAgggttttgcaattttttattttttttgtgtcagagagagagagagagagagagagagagagagagagagagagagagagggttttttattatttaaacaaacaaaaaaactattattttaattgcttaTTGCCAAGAGAGAgggttccaagggtggagatgtaaatggcaattactgttcattaatggtagttactattcatttaaggcagttactgtttaatatggtggattgaatagtgaattgccagggggaagggctccatgggtggaattgctctaaatggcaattactgttcattaatggtagttactattcatttaaggcagttactgtttaatatggtggattgaatagtggattgccagggggaagAGCTCCATGAGTGGAATTGCTAATGGTTTAGAGTTGTGCCACATTTTCAATGAGTCGTatttttttatagttattttCTTTTGTCGAATTTTATTGCGTTTGTTTAACAATCCTTCTTCTTATCCACTTCTGATCACAACACTGCTTACCCTTCTCTTCTTCCACATACCAGCCATGGTTGGCCATCTTCTATCTCCATTGGTGTTGAAAGGTTCAACCATTTGATGGAAAAAGTTGTTAAGGATCTGTTATTCAATTGGGTTTGAATAaaagcaataaaaaaataacgCTCATCAACTATGTGGCACAACTTCAAGTCattagatatatatatttttttgaatGGGTTAGATTAAAAGGAGGGGATGGGAGGAGAGAGAagtaggaggggagagaatcctccttCTAAATTAGAGAGTATGATTAGAGTAGAAGGTGAGAGAATCTTTTGTTAAGATTAGAATTTACAGTGAGTGCAGGAGTATAACTTTTTCGGGACAAACGTTCAATTGTTTATTGAACTAGTAGAAAATTGGTGTTCTTTACATTTATAAGAGTCCCTTTATATAAGATTGTTTATTGAAATAGTAGGAAAATTGGTATTCTTTACATTTATAAGAGTCCCTTTATATAAGAAAGTTTTACACTCGTAAGGAGTAAATGACATGAAGTGAAAGTCCTAATCCAATTTACTATTTCATCTTCCTATTACTAGTGTACCTAAAGCCTTTAAATGGTGCCGCCATAGTCAAATGTACATAAAGCCTTTAAATGATGTCACCATAGTCAAATGTGACTGTTTGCTTCTTTGCTTTttcatgcattttttttaagaaatgacGACATATATTTCAATGAAGTCGTGAAGAGGCTAATTAGTACAAGGTACATGAACATCTTCCTTAAGAAAGTCATAGATTATAGATGGCGGAACATCTAACTAACTACAATCATTACCACAATGGAGAGCAAAACGAGCTAATCGATGGGCAACCGAGTTAGCTTGGCGATGGATGTGGGCAACACAAGCTTTAGCAACCGTAGACAGCAGGTGCTTTACATCTTCTATAATAGGTCCCATGTGCGACATATTAGTAGAAGAGTCTTGCAACGCTAAAACAATCTGAAGCGAATTACTCTTAAAGTCAATCATATTTAAGCCTCATTCAACCGCAGTCTCAAACCCAACTCTAATTGACAGCGCCTCCGCTTGAATATGAGAGAAAACATCTTCAAATATTCTAGAGACATCACCCAATTTATACATGAGCATTCACACCAATTTCACAACAAGAGTGATATtattttactttaatttttttttatatatatacatacttaatgttttatccttattttataatatttttattgcAATCAAAGATAATGTAGAAAAATTAGGAATAAGATTGGTATTTTAAGAAAGGGGTTGACAAACACacttctcttaataatagtatgAAATAGATTATGGATGTCCCGATTATAAAATTAGATAGTTCACAAACGTGAAGCATGTGCAATTacaaacaaagcaagaacacATCACGAATGTAGTGATAGTTACAAGTAGAGTGATTCAACGAATTTAGCTAAggttagtgtgtgtgtgtaatttgtGATTGTAAAAAGAGTAATTCAATGCAGTTGTTGCACTACAACGTCAAACACATCCAGTAAAAACTACATAGAACATCTCTAACAGATACTTTTAAAATAAAGATCACACCGTAACTTATCAAGATCATTTAAAGGCATATTTGCTCCAATGGGAACCCTAAATTTGGGATTCTATTGTACTAATAGTGTTAACCAAAACTTAAAGTTAACAACTGGAGCttaataacaaaatatatcACTTAGTGTTGCAAAATTGTGAGAATGAATGCCAATAGTAATGTATTTGTTATTATGTGAAGTTTTCAAAAAGGCCACAGTAGTTTGTTATTATGTGAAGTTTTCAAAAAGAGCAATCACTTTTGTTTTGTCACGGAAGTggaggttatctctctaacttttccTATTTATAACACTAATAGAAAAAAGTTTCcaatttttcggtttggttgcCTGCTGTTTCTGTTTTGCCTTGTACAACCACAGTCATATTGGCAACTGCTTATGCTGCAAGCGTTGTTCGTTTCCATCTCTCTTTCCTTTCCAGAGGCCTAATATATATTTGGTTTTGAAGGAACATCATAAGGACCAACCACACCTTCTCTCATAATCCGCACAGCAGCTCCAAGAGTGAATTTTCTTGCAAACAAGTAGCAAGGAGCGACTTTGGAATTTGCGCGGCAGAACTCTGTTTGGCCCTCGGACTCGTCGTATACATGATCGATATCCTGTAGAACAAGGTGAAATCAGTGTTAGAGACTTGTTTTGAGTGTCATATTGTTTCTACGTAAGCGGTTTCCACAGTTCGGCGCTGCACTTTGTGCAGACGCACTGTCACATTGTCCGACTAGTACATTGCTCCCCTCGGAGTGGTAGCTAGGGTATCCGGGGAGTACATTACCGTTATTTGCACTTGAGAAGTGAAGCACCGGAGAAAAACCTCGATATAAGAACTCACCTTAATTTCCCTGATCTTTTGAGGCCCTGCATCTGCAAAATCAAACTTTATAGGGTGCCAAGATCTCTTTTTACTTCCTACCGCTGACTGATTCCATGATGTGTAGGTCAGTGCTCTTCGTTCAAGTTCGTCCTCGAGTCCACTTATCTTATTACAATACACAAATCATCAAGAGTTCGAATGAAAAACTCGCCAATAGACATTCCGAAATCAgctcaaatttaaaattttaacataaaaaagattgaaaaacaTCGGCTTACTGCAAGTAGTGTCTGGACATAATGTTCATCGGGGATACAATTGCGTTTTTGCTCAAATGTCTGCAATATATACTTGATATCGAAATTGAATGCCTGTGAAAAACAAACACATGCATATACATACTCTTAGAAGGTCAGAAAATGGCTAAacgtttttcttctttctcaagTAAAGCTTAAAAAGGATGGAATTAACTCACAAGAAGTTTCCTCCTCCATTTTAAATCTCCAGGCGGCCATCGCTGAAAACCGAGCAACATTGCAAGATATAAACAATTTACAGATCACTGTAAAGTGACAGTCTTCAAAACTCTTCAAAATGTTCTGGAAAATGGAAATAGGACTTGAAAATGCCTCCCTGCATACCTTACAGAGTTTCCTGAAGACAGGAAAGACGGTCTTGTCATTGACGATGATTTCTGCATGTCTTCTCACCAAAGCTATCCACTGCGATCAAGTTGACATTACCTCAATGTAGGAAGAATTAatatgttgaaaagaaaaattcctaaactattttttttttaataattttttctcAATTTAACAAATATACAAGGATGATAACAGATGTAAGACCTGGGATCCTTTACGCCATTTTtccttaggtatggtaggtgcCATCTTCGGATCATAACGAAATGCATGACCATCGACAAAGCTATAACGCACAGACTAGAAAAATTTCAGCTTCACTGTTTCTTCGATGTGCAGGAAACACGAGTTTAAAGGTATTTCAAAACAAATCCATTTGCGTTATGCAGATACCATATATACCTGTCTACAAAGCTTTTCGGAGAAGAGATTGTGTAGTTGTAAATGTAACTGAAGTTGTATAGAGGTACACAGCTGTGCAATAAGAAGATGAAAAGAATTAGTAACATGATTCAGTGGTTTTTTTACACGAAAATTTAGAAACCTTGCTTGCAATGTGGTTAGAAGAGGTCAATACGAAAGAGGTGAAGAGCTACCTGTCTGAAAGGAGGACAAATCTTTGATTGGCTGGATCGCGCAGAGCTTCTTGGAGTAGTATGCGCTCTGCTTCTAT is a genomic window of Malus domestica chromosome 09, GDT2T_hap1 containing:
- the LOC103416430 gene encoding condensin complex subunit 2 is translated as MADTLSPNPATQKQRLPIAARLQSPTSPFFLGSNDDHRERAQARAARAAAIRRKSIALNLPPQQGDPDPGLGKEQILELFQNCIKLASENKINQKNTWELNLIDHLTDIIKVEEENDAETNFQKASCTLEAGVKIYSMRVDSVHSEAYKVLGGMNRAGQEDEQDTSAEDANADNGKDAANSKHETQKKISPLSTLESSFEALNVKKFDVAFAVDPLYHQTSAQFDEGGAKGLLMNNLGVYAGCRVLFDSSEVPGKCIASDNQLDKSDTIDLSFASEYVEQMVLNMRIKDEISPTLRSLVDRFDEDNRRPPDIYTCDQESAEQVDAAYNNEADFDCDVSENCGNWDYDHDDQTSVVEEGLNCESSTLPSYHEENEPGAYHELDTNERLEKIDGYLFLSLGFTSKQNAWAGPDHWKYRKTKVPENDPPAEQPETAKQKKTKAQQDLDFTKSLEEEFSDIFAPPKNPKSLLLPANRAPCNTKLPEDCHYQPEELIKLFLLPQVKCLGRRCRKSSDESGQQCDDDGQFPYYDDESGLGGQYDDGNIHSDVEDFSTLVSQPRQVNKIEVQYDKTSKQVDVQVLKETLWNHVQESVQTSIQGEEQLVSFKQMLGNFPGDCRAAETINDISPHLCFICLLHLANEHGLRILGSTSLDDLSIHLT
- the LOC114826930 gene encoding glycosyltransferase BC10-like; protein product: MRGKVTMAKKRASSASMSRLLSFVSRLFIVLSILLCLLAFLRLIHSQSKDQPPVFASPTRFPAVIHDNQFEGPPKVAFLFLARRDLPLDFLWNTFFKNGDAANFSIYIHSEPGFVFDEPTTRSAFFHDRQLNNSIQVGWGESSMIEAERILLQEALRDPANQRFVLLSDSCVPLYNFSYIYNYTISSPKSFVDSFVDGHAFRYDPKMAPTIPKEKWRKGSQWIALVRRHAEIIVNDKTVFPVFRKLCKRWPPGDLKWRRKLLAFNFDIKYILQTFEQKRNCIPDEHYVQTLLAISGLEDELERRALTYTSWNQSAVGSKKRSWHPIKFDFADAGPQKIREIKDIDHVYDESEGQTEFCRANSKVAPCYLFARKFTLGAAVRIMREGVVGPYDVPSKPNIY